A part of Miscanthus floridulus cultivar M001 chromosome 6, ASM1932011v1, whole genome shotgun sequence genomic DNA contains:
- the LOC136460609 gene encoding disease resistance protein RGA2-like, which produces MAASHLVSAAQWIAGVIMEQVITSKLKEWVSQFSGLGTNIDSLKAQMSFVETVLSMAQGRRIRNNHLTSLLAKLHQLLYDADDALDEIEYHRIHQEATSGSMVHAPSTAATAVLHLLSDVVSHQPLASSTFRDMFMYPWPWGPRKRRKLTADTNALDLPLVELDWGALGRRIREATSQLRVVSEQVHKALQLEELKSISQAAHSQLNNLRLTTSYPTGEHKMFGRNGEKDSIIEVLTDIRCCSQSRLLVLPVVGNGGIGKTTLLQHVYHDKRIRSFFHIRMWICVSHCHNFSVLQLTREMLEAATGNKQDRGSKNLDSLQNNLVKRLQGKRFLLVFDDLWTVDEKKWELLLAPFNYIKASTNCTILVTTRDRRVAEPISTTSPINLSGLEREVFWDCFRAYIFGDEKHDGHQHLQPIGREIARKLNDLLVCHDSRSLYTTAIDGCIS; this is translated from the exons ATGGCCGCCTCTCATTTGGTGAGCGCTGCCCAGTGGATCGCAGGAGTCATCATGGAGCAGGTCATCACCAGCAAGCTCAAGGAATGGGTTTCCCAGTTCTCCGGCCTGGGCACCAATATCGACAGTCTCAAGGCACAGATGAGCTTCGTGGAGACGGTGCTCAGCATGGCCCAGGGGAGGCGGATCCGGAACAATCACCTGACCAGCCTCCTCGCCAAGTTGCACCAGCTGCTGTACGATGCTGACGATGCGCTCGACGAGATCGAGTACCACCGCATCCATCAGGAGGCCACCAGCGGCAGCATGGTCCACGCACCGTCAACGGCGGCCACGGCCGTACTACATCTGCTGAGCGATGTGGTGAGCCACCAGCCGTTGGCCTCCTCAACGTTCAGGGACATGTTCATGTACCCCTGGCCTTGGGGCCCGAGGAAGCGCAGAAAGCTCACAGCTGACACCAATGCCTTGGATCTGCCTTTGGTAGAGCTTGACTGGGGTGCTCTTGGGCGGAGGATCAGAGAGGCCACATCCCAGCTGCGGGTTGTCAGCGAGCAGGTGCACAAGGCGCTGCAGCTAGAGGAACTGAAGTCTATCAGTCAGGCGGCTCACAGCCAGCTTAACAATCTACGATTGACGACCTCATACCCCACCGGAGAGCACAAGATGTTCGGCAGAAATGGCGAGAAGGACAGCATCATTGAGGTGCTCACCGACATCAGATGCTGCAGCCAGAGTAGGCTGCTGGTGCTCCCCGTCGTCGGCAACGGCGGCATAGGAAAGACTACTTTGCTGCAGCACGTGTACCATGACAAGAGAATCCGGAGCTTCTTCCACATCAGGATGTGGATCTGTGTATCCCACTGTCACAATTTCAGTGTCTTGCAGTTAACGCGTGAGATGCTGGAGGCCGCCACCGGTAACAAGCAGGACAGGGGAAGCAAGAACTTGGACAGCCTTCAAAACAATCTAGTCAAAAGGTTGCAAGGGAAGAGGTTTCTGCTTGTCTTTGATGACCTTTGGACTGTCGATGAGAAAAAATGGGAATTGCTATTGGCTCCATTCAACTATATCAAGGCCTCCACCAATTGTACCATCTTGGTGACCACCCGAGACCGCCGCGTTGCAGAGCCGATCAGCACAACGTCACCGATCAATTTGAGTGGTCTGGAGAGAGAAGTATTCTGGGATTGCTTTAGAGCTTACATATTTGGTGACGAGAAGCATGACGGGCATCAACATTTACAGCCCATTGGAAGAGAAATTGCTAGAAAATTGAATG ATTTATTGGTTTGCCACGATAGTCGATCTTTGTACACTACTGCTATTGACGGCTGCATTTCTTGA